One genomic window of Methanosarcina acetivorans C2A includes the following:
- a CDS encoding PAS domain S-box protein: MKARMKHFPAKNPNPVLSVEKDDTVLYSNEAAKPLLIEWGVEIGEKLPSYIGDIVERVLCQKRSEKMDIKVGKKVYLITFQPLPEEECVNIYGFDISDQKVLEEKLRESEKKYRIVADNTFDWEFWLGPDGRFLYISPSCERVTGYTVREFMDNPDLLQEIIHSDDRQVFLQYKHGASPSCHSDIEFRIITKDGEIRWLHHLCQPIYDGKGCYAGSRGSNRDITERKQEEHRVCRYNRILEGINWIFSNVVQAKTEEELGEACLSVALEVTGSEFGFIVEIGADGLLHDVAKSELAWEQCRMYDRTGHLNLPRDYVVHGLYGSVIINEKSFFTNDPQSHPDSRGLPEGHPPIKSFLGVPLVQDGKTIGSIAVANRKGGYSYEQREDLEAIAPAVAQVLQRRKVEQESKLAEQELKASELRFKALVQDLESGVFLIDGEGKFAIYNPAFLQIFNISEQELEHMRIQDLSWDMWDVVDKDGNSLQFESHPIQYARINRKPLKNQVIGIRRYSHEDWVWTLANSEPLLNPDGSINIIVCTFTDITQLKNTEDALKIANETLEEKVKERTVELEKAYSTLKEKEELLSNAQEMAHIGNWERNFVTGKLHWSDEVYRIFGLKPQEFEVNYGLFLSYLHPDDQDYVNNAVKGALSGNSFSIDYRIILANGEERIAHSKGETVFDEEDNPVRIRGTTQDITDLRIVEEKIKTLANIVESSLDAVGTLSLDDIILSWNKGAEQVYGYSAEEILGKHVSTLAPSHLDEETLKLIELIKQGASIRQYETSRLGKDGKKIYVSITLSPVFDTNGKLSAVSFISRDITERKKAEEALRNFELASKKELHHRIKNNLQVISSLLDLQADLFKGKKTITDSEVLKAFNESIDRVLSIALVHEELYKGKNIDLLNFSQYIKELANNLLLTYSLKTDVSLNFDLEENFFLDMDTAIPLGMIINELVSNSFKYAFPERDKGEIRIKLRREEKGKCKINGCKYADFVLTVSDDGTGIPENLNVKDLNSLGFQLVTSLVDQLGGEFELKRNNGTEFTMGFSVIENDKSGSS, encoded by the coding sequence ATGAAAGCGAGAATGAAACACTTTCCTGCGAAAAACCCCAATCCTGTACTTAGTGTTGAAAAGGATGATACTGTTCTTTACTCAAATGAGGCAGCTAAGCCTTTATTAATCGAATGGGGCGTGGAAATCGGAGAAAAACTGCCTTCCTATATCGGAGATATTGTGGAAAGGGTACTTTGCCAGAAAAGATCCGAAAAGATGGATATTAAAGTGGGAAAAAAAGTATACCTGATCACGTTTCAGCCCTTACCCGAAGAAGAATGTGTGAACATTTATGGATTCGACATAAGCGACCAGAAAGTGCTTGAGGAAAAACTTCGGGAGAGTGAGAAGAAATATCGTATCGTAGCAGATAACACCTTCGACTGGGAATTTTGGCTGGGCCCTGATGGCCGTTTCCTGTATATATCACCTTCTTGCGAGCGGGTCACAGGATATACTGTCCGGGAATTCATGGACAACCCTGATCTGCTCCAGGAAATAATACATTCGGACGATCGGCAGGTATTTCTCCAGTATAAGCATGGTGCGTCACCAAGTTGTCATAGTGATATCGAGTTTCGCATTATAACAAAAGATGGCGAAATAAGATGGCTTCACCACCTGTGCCAGCCTATCTACGACGGTAAAGGATGCTACGCTGGAAGCCGGGGCAGCAATCGCGATATCACCGAGCGCAAGCAAGAAGAGCACCGGGTTTGCAGATACAACCGTATTCTTGAGGGTATCAACTGGATCTTCAGCAATGTGGTGCAGGCAAAAACAGAAGAAGAACTGGGGGAAGCATGTCTGTCTGTAGCCCTTGAAGTGACCGGCAGCGAGTTTGGTTTCATTGTTGAAATTGGCGCTGACGGGCTACTGCACGATGTTGCAAAAAGCGAGCTGGCGTGGGAACAGTGTCGTATGTACGACAGGACAGGGCATCTTAATCTCCCGAGAGATTATGTTGTCCATGGTTTATATGGCAGTGTCATAATCAACGAGAAAAGCTTCTTTACCAACGATCCACAGTCACACCCGGACAGCAGAGGCTTGCCGGAAGGACATCCGCCAATCAAATCGTTTCTTGGCGTTCCCCTTGTCCAGGACGGAAAAACGATAGGTTCAATTGCTGTAGCAAACCGTAAAGGTGGTTATAGCTACGAACAACGGGAGGATCTCGAAGCTATCGCGCCGGCAGTGGCGCAAGTCCTGCAGAGGAGAAAGGTTGAACAGGAGAGCAAACTTGCTGAACAAGAATTAAAGGCGAGCGAGTTGCGGTTTAAGGCACTGGTGCAGGATCTGGAATCCGGTGTATTTCTCATTGATGGCGAAGGTAAATTTGCAATATATAATCCTGCATTTCTGCAAATATTCAATATCTCTGAACAGGAACTCGAGCATATGAGGATTCAGGACCTTAGCTGGGATATGTGGGATGTCGTCGATAAGGATGGGAATTCCCTACAGTTTGAGTCTCACCCCATACAGTACGCCAGGATTAATCGCAAGCCGCTAAAGAATCAGGTAATCGGTATACGTCGGTATTCGCACGAAGATTGGGTGTGGACGCTTGCTAACTCCGAGCCTCTGTTAAATCCCGATGGTAGTATTAACATTATAGTTTGTACTTTTACAGACATTACACAACTCAAGAATACAGAAGATGCCCTTAAAATAGCAAATGAAACACTGGAAGAAAAAGTTAAAGAACGTACCGTAGAGCTTGAAAAAGCTTACAGTACATTGAAAGAAAAAGAAGAACTTCTTTCTAACGCTCAAGAAATGGCTCATATTGGAAATTGGGAGCGGAACTTTGTAACTGGTAAATTACATTGGTCTGATGAAGTGTATCGGATTTTTGGACTTAAGCCTCAAGAGTTTGAAGTAAATTATGGCTTATTTTTAAGTTACTTACACCCAGATGATCAAGATTATGTTAATAATGCCGTTAAAGGAGCTTTAAGCGGGAACTCCTTTAGTATTGATTATAGAATAATTCTAGCCAATGGAGAAGAGCGTATAGCCCATTCTAAAGGTGAAACTGTTTTCGATGAGGAAGATAATCCTGTTCGGATTAGAGGGACAACACAAGATATAACAGACCTTAGAATCGTTGAAGAGAAAATTAAGACACTGGCGAATATTGTTGAATCATCATTGGACGCTGTAGGAACTTTATCCCTTGATGACATAATTCTCAGCTGGAATAAAGGAGCAGAGCAGGTTTATGGTTATTCCGCGGAAGAAATTCTAGGAAAGCATGTATCCACTCTGGCTCCATCCCATTTAGATGAAGAAACACTGAAATTAATCGAACTGATTAAACAGGGAGCAAGTATCCGTCAATATGAGACTTCACGATTAGGAAAGGACGGAAAGAAAATATATGTCTCAATAACTCTTTCTCCGGTTTTTGATACTAATGGAAAACTGTCAGCTGTCTCATTCATTTCCAGAGATATAACCGAACGCAAAAAAGCTGAAGAAGCTCTAAGGAATTTTGAGCTTGCCAGTAAGAAGGAATTACATCACAGGATCAAGAACAATCTTCAGGTAATCTCCTCTCTTCTGGATCTTCAGGCTGATTTGTTTAAAGGCAAAAAGACTATCACGGATTCAGAAGTGTTGAAAGCTTTCAACGAAAGCATTGACAGAGTTCTTTCTATTGCTCTTGTACACGAGGAATTGTACAAAGGTAAAAATATTGATTTGCTTAACTTTTCGCAGTATATAAAGGAATTAGCTAATAATCTACTCCTAACATACAGCCTCAAGACCGATGTTAGTTTGAATTTCGATCTGGAAGAGAACTTTTTCTTAGATATGGATACTGCTATTCCATTAGGGATGATTATCAATGAACTGGTTTCAAACTCCTTCAAATATGCATTTCCTGAAAGGGATAAAGGAGAAATCCGAATCAAACTTCGCAGAGAAGAAAAAGGAAAATGCAAAATCAATGGCTGTAAGTATGCCGACTTCGTTCTGACAGTTTCAGATGACGGCACAGGCATTCCTGAAAATCTGAATGTCAAAGATCTTAATAGTCTTGGATTTCAGCTTGTAACTTCTCTTGTAGACCAGTTGGGTGGGGAGTTTGAACTGAAAAGGAACAATGGCACAGAGTTCACTATGGGATTTTCAGTGATAGAAAATGATAAATCTGGCTCAAGTTAA
- a CDS encoding nucleotidyltransferase domain-containing protein produces MLRIDTYFKELIDLLKQNYSSRLLYVGLQGSYFRGEADEISDIDVMVILDRLSINDMETYREIIAECGNGDKSCGFICGESDIKNWNPCEICQLVHTTKDYYGRLSEFVPTYTVEDERTYIKMSLNNLYHELCHRYIHDSREKNIMKLPSTYKSVFFILQNIHFQNTGNFILTKRELLSQLPDEDKKVLLKAMELKNQKEYHFDEYFSALFEWCQNSIFKS; encoded by the coding sequence ATGCTTAGAATAGATACTTATTTTAAAGAGCTGATCGACTTATTAAAGCAAAATTACAGTTCACGGTTATTATATGTCGGATTGCAGGGAAGTTATTTTAGAGGAGAGGCCGACGAAATCAGTGATATTGACGTAATGGTTATTCTTGATAGATTATCAATTAATGATATGGAGACTTATCGGGAAATAATTGCCGAATGTGGAAATGGCGATAAATCGTGCGGTTTCATATGCGGAGAATCGGATATCAAAAATTGGAACCCATGTGAAATATGCCAGCTTGTTCATACCACAAAGGATTATTATGGGAGGTTGTCAGAGTTTGTCCCCACATATACGGTGGAAGATGAAAGAACTTATATAAAAATGAGTCTTAATAATTTGTACCACGAATTATGTCACCGATATATTCATGATTCAAGAGAAAAAAATATAATGAAGCTTCCAAGTACATATAAATCCGTCTTTTTTATTTTGCAGAACATTCACTTTCAGAACACAGGAAATTTTATACTGACAAAACGAGAGCTGCTTTCTCAATTACCAGACGAAGATAAAAAAGTTCTGCTTAAAGCTATGGAATTGAAAAATCAAAAGGAGTATCATTTTGACGAGTATTTTAGTGCATTATTTGAATGGTGCCAAAATTCAATATTCAAATCTTAA
- a CDS encoding NUDIX domain-containing protein, with translation MGRLIRNSAKALIIKNGKMLAIKLQENGEVWYIMPGGGQETEELLPDAACREVSEELGISVTPKELVFAVEGVHGERFHRVDLVFLCEYVAEIPNTALHGDTNQIGYDWLDIKTLNTQPLYPSKLRRQIMNLYEGKPHKVYLGNEEAGDPECLE, from the coding sequence ATGGGTCGATTGATAAGAAATTCTGCAAAAGCTTTGATAATTAAAAACGGTAAGATGCTTGCAATAAAATTGCAGGAGAATGGTGAAGTTTGGTATATCATGCCTGGCGGGGGGCAGGAAACAGAGGAACTGCTCCCTGATGCCGCTTGTCGTGAGGTTTCCGAAGAATTGGGAATCAGTGTTACTCCGAAAGAACTGGTTTTTGCTGTTGAAGGTGTTCATGGTGAGAGGTTTCATCGAGTGGATTTAGTTTTCCTGTGTGAATATGTCGCCGAGATTCCCAACACAGCCTTACACGGTGACACAAATCAAATTGGATATGATTGGTTGGATATAAAAACGCTCAATACTCAGCCTCTGTATCCTTCAAAGCTGCGTAGGCAGATTATGAACCTTTACGAGGGAAAACCGCACAAAGTATATTTGGGAAATGAAGAAGCGGGGGATCCGGAATGCTTAGAATAG